One Ogataea parapolymorpha DL-1 chromosome VI, whole genome shotgun sequence DNA window includes the following coding sequences:
- a CDS encoding Phosphatase subunit of the trehalose-6-phosphate synthase/phosphatase complex → MTRIDPKDFESAPIKVSGRILNCMTQLPNQIYKTKNGKWDLKPLRGSSALHASNAFLNEATNWESHLIAWTGELYSYNESVPHSIPTNQSIENDPLYLDDNDKEYVTKKIHEANNDENIHPVWLLRKDQERWRKYAENVIWPTFHYMQPAPSDGREEAQWWHDYVKFNEAYAAKIKAIYRPGDIIWVHDYYLLLLPQILRMEFPQAYIGHFLHVPFPSSEYFKCLSKRKLLLDGMLGANQVGFQNHSFARHFISCCARLLGYEVTPDGVHIHSSNVKVVTLPLGIDVAKFEHNAFTESVESKVQTLKQLNGNRKIIIGRDRLDLVRGVVQKLQAFEMFLDIYPEWRGKVVLIQVSFKPFYHSSKLDKKVNELVSNINAKYGSLEYTPVQNYNMKVDRDEYLALLRAADLCMITSIRDGMNTTALEYIVCQKESKSPLLLSEFSGTASVLQDCVQVNPWDAVGVANSINECLLMSDDRKAALEAKLYRSVCNNTNQDWTCHFLQSLMDFVVKLNSKHGTPYLNKPMLLEDYTRAGRRLFLFDYDGTLAPIVRDPNAAIPSARLINVLKALVKDPKNEIWIISGRDQEFLEKWIGSQFPEVGLSAEHGCFLKKAGHKEWINLAERYEMLWREEVEEILKRYAERTPGSFIEKKKAAIVWHYRQSDPELGKFQAAKCKADLLERMAAYDVEVMAGKANVEVRPSFVNKGEIVRRLVLNSDPLVQQPRTFEQMPDFILCLGDDTTDEDMFKVLNIIEQNWKDKKLVTIKEPRGIYPVTVGPANKETVAKAYLSDPDQVLDTLGLLVGQVSLFDTAGTVELDDRGHLKNSESALRSEKARQAYQASAGSRDHKAT, encoded by the coding sequence ATGACCCGCATTGACCCCAAAGATTTCGAGTCTGCGCCGATAAAGGTGAGCGGACGGATTCTTAATTGCATGACGCAACTGCCGAACCAAATCTACAAGACTAAAAATGGCAAATGGGACTTGAAACCGCTCAGAGGGAGCTCTGCGTTGCATGCGTCGAACGCGTTCTTGAATGAGGCCACCAATTGGGAGTCTCACTTGATTGCCTGGACCGGCGAGCTATACTCGTACAACGAGAGTGTTCCGCACTCGATTCCTACGAATCAGTCCATTGAGAACGATCCTCTGTATCTGGACGACAACGACAAGGAATACGTgacgaaaaaaattcacGAGGCaaacaacgacgagaacatCCATCCTGTGTGGCTTTTGCGCAAAGACCAGGAAAGATGGCGGAAGTATGCCGAAAACGTGATCTGGCCCACGTTCCATTACATGCAGCCGGCTCCCAGCGACGGCCGCGAGGAGGCCCAATGGTGGCACGACTACGTGAAATTCAACGAGGCATATGccgccaaaatcaaggccaTATACCGGCCAGGAGACATTATCTGGGTCCACGACTACTacttgctgctgttgccGCAGATTCTGCGAATGGAGTTTCCACAGGCCTATAttggccattttcttcATGTTCCGTTCCCATCGTCGGAATACTTCAAGTGTTTGAGCAAGCGGAAGCTGCTGTTGGACGGCATGCTGGGAGCCAACCAGGTTGGGTTCCAGAACCACTCTTTTGCCAGACATTTTATCAGTTGTTGTGCTAGACTGCTTGGCTACGAGGTGACGCCGGACGGGGTGCACATCCACTCGTCCAACGTAAAAGTGGTGACGTTGCCGTTGGGCATTGACGTAGCCAAGTTTGAGCACAACGCCTTCACAGAAAGCGTCGAGTCGAAAGTGCAGAcgctcaaacagctcaacGGCAACCGCAAAATCATCATCGGCAGAGACAGACTCGATCTGGTGCGCGGTGTGGTTCAGAAATTGCAGGCCTTTGAGATGTTCCTGGACATCTATCCCGAATGGCGGGGCAAGGTTGTTCTGATCCAGGTCTCTTTCAAGCCGTTCTACCACAGCTCTAAGCTGGACAAGAAGgtcaacgagctggtttCGAACATCAATGCCAAGTATGGCTCGCTGGAGTACACCCCTGTGCAGAATTACAACATGAAGGTGGACAGAGACGAGTACTTGGCTTTATTACGGGCCGCCGATCTGTGTATGATCACGTCCATCAGAGACGGAATGAACACAACGGCTCTGGAGTACATTGTGTGCCAGAAAGAGTCCAAATCGCCACTGTTACTGTCTGAATTCAGTGGCACGGCAAGCGTTCTGCAGGACTGTGTTCAAGTGAATCCCTGGGATGCCGTTGGAGTGGCAAACTCCATCAACGAGTGTCTGCTGATGAGCGACGACAGAAAAGCCGCTTTGGAGGCCAAATTGTATCGGTCTGTGTGCAATAACACGAACCAGGACTGGACGTGCCATTTTTTGCAGAGCCTGATGGACTTTGTGGTGAAGCTGAACTCGAAACACGGTACGCCGTATTTGAACAAACCGATGTTGCTGGAGGATTATACAAGAGCAGGACGTcgtttgtttttgtttgacTACGACGGGACACTGGCACCAATTGTGCGCGATCCAAACGCGGCCATTCCTTCGGCACGGCTGATCAATGTCCTCAAAGCACTGGTCAAAGATCCCAAGAACGAGATCTGGATCATCAGTGGCAGGGACcaggagtttttggagaagtgGATCGGCTCGCAGTTCCCTGAGGTTGGCCTAAGTGCCGAACACGGCTGTTTCCTGAAAAAAGCAGGCCACAAAGAATGGATCAACCTGGCCGAACGTTACGAAATGCTTTGGAGAGAAGAGGTGGAGGAAATTCTCAAAAGATACGCCGAGAGAACGCCTGGCTCGTTCatcgagaagaagaaggccgCCATCGTTTGGCATTATAGACAGTCGGACCCAGAGCTAGGAAAATTCCAGGCAGCAAAGTGCAAGGCAGACTTGCTGGAACGAATGGCCGCCTACGACGTCGAAGTGATGGCTGGAAAGGCCAACGTCGAGGTGCGGCCATCGTTTGTCAACAAGGGAGAAATAGTGCGCCGACTCGTGCTCAATTCTGACCCTCTGGTGCAGCAGCCGCGCACTTTTGAGCAAATGCCAGATTTTATCTTGTGTCTAGGAGACGACACAACAGACGAGGACATGTTCAAGGTGTTGAACATCATTGAGCAAAATTGGAAAGACAAGAAACTGGTTACGATCAAGGAGCCTCGTGGCATCTACCCGGTGACAGTGGGCCCGGCTAACAAAGAGACGGTGGCCAAAGCGTATCTGTCGGACCCAGACCAGGTGTTGGACACGCTTGGTTTGCTTGTGGGCCAGGTGTCGCTGTTTGACACCGCAGGAACGGTCGAACTGGACGATAGAGGCCATTTGAAGAACAGCGAGAGTGCACTGCGGTCTGAGAAGGCCAGACAGGCGTACCAGGCGTCGGCCGGATCACGTGACCACAAGGCCACGTGA